From Solanum stenotomum isolate F172 chromosome 2, ASM1918654v1, whole genome shotgun sequence:
GGCTACTTCTCAAGCTATTTGgcttagaaatttttttgaagacattgatgaaaagaaaaaaaaaggagggaTTGTTTTGTATTGTGATAACAAATAAGTAATTGTCGTTGCAAAGAATCTGGCCAACCATGAAAGATTGAATCATATTTTCATCAAGTATCATTTTAACCGGGAAGCTCAAGATACAGGCGAAATTCAGTTGCATTATTGCTAGACATGAGAACAACTTGATGACATCTTCATCAAAGCACTTATCCAAGAGAAAAAATTTGCTATCTTCGAGAACACATTATAGTTGTCAAGCAAATGCATTACGAGGGAGTGTTGGAATTAATGCATTAACAAGAATATTATCTTTGATGTTTAATCTTTCTATATTATCTCTTAGcttttcaagaagttttttaggagtttatgatacatgtatataGTAAATTGTAATACATGTATCTATAGTTATTTGTGCAAGatctttgatttgatattttgaatAGTATAAATATAGATGTTGTTGATGAGTGTAATCATCTCAAGTGGCGTTAAGTAGCCTAATAAAACTTGAGCATTCTCTAAGAAagtattttccttttatattttctacaaAGACAAGgaaaaatgatgaaattttttttataaacatgaTAGAATAAGACGGGTTAAATCATAGCGGATCAAGACTTGTCCCACTACCATCCCTACTAAGCATACATAAGGCATCtatccacaaaaaaaaaagataggaAAAAAGATAttgatagaaaaaatgatttttcaaggTCAAGAAAAGCAGCTCTTTCACGTGGAAGAGATCACTACAATAGAAACATAGAGctaaaattacattaaaaaaaagtaactcTTGATACtaaaaactttaatttatagGGGTTTTAGCCAATCGACCAAAATACATAACAGCTTCCGTTCTACATGTACAGTTCAATGTCTCTCACAATATAGTTGGTATGAATTCAATTTTCCGTCTTTTTCTGTCTTCTTCATGATCCccaatataataagaaaaagttttaaaaagaaaagataaagtgACTTACAATTTGATGATCAACATTTTTTATGACGCTGAAAAACATAGCATTAACTTAAATTGAAAAAGCTCAaccttgaaaaaaatgaaatggtaCACAAACAATGAACACTTTAACTTGGCCACTAAAGAAGACAAAGAACGTAACGAACCAGTGACTAGGCCAAGAGGGATTTCAAACTTTGAGACTCAACCACATTTGAATTTCCCTGCCACCATACTCGCGCAAAGTGATGGAAAGCCTTTTCAGTGGGATGATAAGAGTCAAATATTGCATGCTCCTTCACATTTTTGCACAACTCATAAGCCTCTGCCATTCCACAACTACCAAATCCTCTATATGGACCAAACCCACAGCATGCCGCCTTTGCTTCTTTGAAACCTTTAACACAATAAAAGTATCATTGTTATGATCTCCATCCCCTTTGATTTACCTTAACATTAGGTTGTACTAGTGTAAATTATCAGATTATTTGGTAGATAATTAAGTACTTcttcgtctcaatttatatgagttagtttgacttgacacaaaatttaagaaagaaagaaatttttttgcGACTTGTGGTCTGAAATAAGTCATAGTTATTTGTATGACTagaaatcatttcattaaagggCAAAATGAAACTTTAAAggttaatttttattaaatatagaaacatgtcattcttttttatactgactaaaaagaaaagtaagttatataaagttgaacagaGCAAGTACTATATATGCCATTGTCGTTACAAAGTGAGTGCTAATATGAAAACATAAGATAGTTTACCTGCTATAacgagttaaaatatttttaacgtAATGTAATTATATTAGGTGGTAAAGTAATAGGAACGCACCATATGTTGAAGGATCTTCAAAGAGTTCATTAAGAGCATCAAAGATACTGAAGAATGAGTACTCGAAACCTCttaatttcttcttcaactGTTTAAATTTTCGCGAAAGAGCTAAATTGTGCTTCTTTACTACAGAGTTGAGTTCATCCAAGCAATCACTATGAGGACCTTCCTTAAGAAAAGCAAGACCCCTAAATCTTGGTAAACAACCCAAAGGCAGCAAATCCTGGATCCCAAATTTTCTCCCACCTAACTTGTGTATTTCCTGGTTTGAAAAAAACTCGACAAATTACTTATATAAACATGTTCAATGTACGAATTAAAAATACGTATTTGGTTACCATCATGACCGTAACGAAGCTATCCATCACCATATTCATGTATTCGTGCTCTGTTGCATAAGCTAAGCAAGACATGTCTGAAGGTATATCTGGAATGTCATAAAGACGTAGATAATCGTTGTTGCCTATGCTGAACAAGTAGACTGCATTGGATAACAATGCCTTTGAACCTTTTTTCCCTAGTTGTGCcttcaacttttttcttataATCTTAAAATTGCCTAATTGAGTATTTAGGGAGATCACCTGTAAGGTCAATTAAGATTGTAAGAGAAAACAATATTTGTAAAATAAGGTCATACAATTTCTTTGAGAGACAttatttgttgatttggtaaataatgtatctaataacataacataagaaatttaactaatactaatcgtgtaaaaatatatttatgtatatataataactTAAATTCTTGTAATATGGAGTATTATTTATTGGGGAAGAGTTAACAAAAAAGTAGTGAGTCAATCGCTACtgaaaaaatcactattttttcattgaaatgTTAGGTGATTATTTCTAAAGATATTTGATTGTATCACTTGGAAAGAAtggtaattaaaaaaattataaaatttcttaCTATTTCAATGATTTGTGGTGGGAAAAACATGTATTCCTAATAGTGAATGTTCAATTAAGAAAAGTTATCTGCAAAACACTTTTCTAATATTGTTAAAcgttatgaaatttttgtt
This genomic window contains:
- the LOC125857101 gene encoding GDSL lipase-like gives rise to the protein MGNLGFHLCILISLACFNFPINCFDIQNKVTTTLFVFGDSMFDPGNNNYIINPSAYKANFEPYGKSYFKHPTGRFSDGRLVPDFIAEFANLPMIPSFYQALHNHSINHGVNFASAGAGCLDETYSEKVISLNTQLGNFKIIRKKLKAQLGKKGSKALLSNAVYLFSIGNNDYLRLYDIPDIPSDMSCLAYATEHEYMNMVMDSFVTVMMEIHKLGGRKFGIQDLLPLGCLPRFRGLAFLKEGPHSDCLDELNSVVKKHNLALSRKFKQLKKKLRGFEYSFFSIFDALNELFEDPSTYGFKEAKAACCGFGPYRGFGSCGMAEAYELCKNVKEHAIFDSYHPTEKAFHHFARVWWQGNSNVVESQSLKSLLA